A genomic segment from Brevundimonas sp. SORGH_AS_0993 encodes:
- a CDS encoding OmpH family outer membrane protein, with translation MKALIIAAAAAASLMATGANAQQAAAPTNPGPVIPGVCVYYNARLLAQSSAGQAVETRMQQLAQEVQGELQPYATAIQTEAQALQSAGASLPADQANQRRQALQQRVQEAQQLEATRENELRYTLGMQRQAITTAVSPILTAIYQEKGCGLLLDRESVFMMNPAMDVTDLAIQRLNTALPTLSFNRMPVPAQQGQQPAAAN, from the coding sequence ATGAAAGCTCTGATCATCGCGGCTGCGGCCGCCGCTTCGCTTATGGCCACGGGCGCCAACGCCCAGCAGGCCGCCGCCCCGACAAACCCGGGTCCGGTCATCCCGGGCGTCTGCGTCTATTACAACGCCCGCCTCCTGGCCCAGTCGTCGGCCGGCCAGGCTGTGGAGACGCGCATGCAGCAACTGGCCCAGGAAGTTCAAGGCGAACTGCAGCCCTACGCCACCGCCATTCAGACCGAGGCGCAAGCTCTGCAATCGGCCGGCGCCAGCCTGCCCGCCGACCAGGCCAACCAACGCCGTCAGGCGCTGCAGCAGCGCGTGCAGGAAGCCCAGCAGCTGGAAGCCACGCGCGAGAACGAACTGCGCTATACGCTGGGCATGCAGCGGCAGGCGATCACCACCGCCGTTTCGCCGATCCTGACCGCCATCTATCAGGAAAAGGGCTGCGGCCTGCTGCTGGACCGCGAAAGCGTCTTCATGATGAACCCCGCCATGGACGTGACCGATCTGGCGATCCAGCGCCTGAACACGGCCCTGCCGACCCTGAGCTTCAACCGCATGCCGGTTCCGGCCCAGCAAGGTCAACAGCCCGCGGCCGCCAACTAA
- the lpxD gene encoding UDP-3-O-(3-hydroxymyristoyl)glucosamine N-acyltransferase: MPDARFFETLPPLTVAALAAQIGGEVERGGDRLIASVAPLSSADGGAIAFLGDRKFAAALAATQAGCVIVPPEAVQAAPAQAAVIVSRTPQAAWAMASLRLHRPLKLDRGIARSEAVEDDTVVIEPGVVLGEGVRIGRGTRICANAVIGPGVQIGRECVIGPNVSVAFGLIGDRVKLYAGARIGEAGFGATGTAAGAMDIPQLGRVILQDGVTVGANSCIDRGAYDDTIIGENTKIDNLVMVGHNCVIGRNNLMAANTGISGSVTSGDNVIFGGKAGIGDHIAIGEGARIAAGAGVLADIPAGETWSGYPARPIRQFLRETVWLAKQASSKKAPKES, from the coding sequence ATGCCCGACGCCCGCTTCTTCGAGACCCTGCCGCCCCTGACCGTCGCCGCCCTGGCGGCCCAGATCGGCGGCGAGGTCGAGAGGGGCGGGGATCGGCTGATCGCATCGGTCGCGCCCCTGTCCTCGGCGGACGGGGGCGCGATTGCGTTTCTGGGCGATCGCAAATTCGCCGCCGCCCTGGCCGCGACCCAGGCGGGGTGCGTGATCGTGCCGCCGGAAGCGGTTCAGGCCGCTCCTGCGCAAGCCGCCGTCATCGTGTCCCGCACGCCCCAGGCCGCCTGGGCCATGGCGTCCTTGCGACTGCACCGGCCATTGAAACTAGACAGGGGCATCGCGCGATCCGAAGCCGTCGAAGACGACACAGTGGTCATCGAGCCGGGCGTGGTTCTGGGGGAAGGTGTGCGGATCGGGCGCGGAACCCGAATCTGCGCCAATGCGGTGATCGGACCGGGCGTCCAGATCGGCCGCGAGTGCGTCATCGGCCCGAACGTCAGCGTCGCCTTCGGCCTGATCGGCGACCGGGTGAAGCTATACGCCGGGGCGCGGATCGGGGAGGCCGGCTTCGGCGCCACCGGGACCGCGGCGGGCGCCATGGACATTCCTCAGCTGGGCCGCGTCATCCTGCAGGACGGGGTGACGGTGGGCGCCAACAGCTGCATAGACCGCGGCGCCTATGACGACACCATCATCGGCGAGAACACCAAGATCGATAATCTGGTCATGGTGGGCCACAACTGCGTCATAGGCCGCAACAATCTGATGGCGGCCAATACGGGCATTTCGGGTTCCGTGACCAGCGGCGACAATGTCATCTTCGGCGGCAAGGCGGGCATCGGCGATCACATCGCCATCGGCGAGGGCGCCCGGATCGCGGCCGGCGCGGGGGTGTTGGCCGACATCCCGGCCGGAGAGACCTGGTCGGGTTATCCGGCCCGTCCGATCCGACAGTTCTTGCGCGAGACGGTCTGGCTCGCCAAACAGGCGTCTTCGAAGAAGGCTCCGAAGGAATCATAG
- the fabZ gene encoding 3-hydroxyacyl-ACP dehydratase FabZ, whose translation MGMSDTTAVEDRIDYAEVMRRLPHRYPFLLVDKAEAFVPATSIVGIKNVTHNEPFFPGHFPIDPVMPGVLIVEAMAQTGALLMSKTLDVAVADKVIMFMSIDGVRFRKPARPGDQLRMEVKVIRARGDAYKFRGETFIDGKLAAEAEFMAMVVTVPEPAA comes from the coding sequence ATAGGGATGAGCGACACGACGGCTGTCGAGGACAGGATCGATTACGCCGAGGTGATGCGGCGCCTGCCGCACCGCTATCCTTTCCTGCTGGTGGACAAGGCCGAGGCCTTCGTGCCCGCGACCTCTATCGTGGGCATCAAGAACGTCACGCACAACGAACCTTTCTTCCCCGGTCATTTCCCTATCGATCCAGTCATGCCGGGCGTGCTGATCGTCGAGGCCATGGCCCAGACCGGCGCGCTGCTGATGTCCAAGACCCTGGATGTGGCGGTGGCCGACAAGGTCATCATGTTCATGTCCATCGACGGCGTGCGCTTCCGCAAGCCCGCACGGCCCGGCGATCAGCTTCGCATGGAGGTCAAGGTGATCCGGGCGCGGGGCGACGCCTACAAGTTCCGGGGCGAAACGTTCATCGACGGCAAGCTGGCGGCCGAGGCCGAATTCATGGCCATGGTCGTCACGGTGCCGGAGCCGGCCGCCTGA
- the lpxA gene encoding acyl-ACP--UDP-N-acetylglucosamine O-acyltransferase: MAVHPTAVVDPTALLAEDVAVGPWCVVGPNVTLGQGVRLISHVVVQQDTTVGDGTTIHPFAVIGGDPQHNGYKGEPVRLEIGSNNVIREHCTFNRGTPQGTGVTVVGSNSLFMTGAHVGHDCVVGDQVVMANNATLGGHAQIGGKVFLGGLCAVHQNGRVGQGAIIGGLAAVTRDVIPYGSVWGNHARLRGLNLIGLKRKGYGKEQVRRLLAAYRELFEGEGEFAGRIEGVAERYADLPEIVEIIAFIRDGGRRPLCLPNAE, from the coding sequence ATGGCCGTCCACCCCACAGCCGTCGTCGATCCGACCGCCCTGCTGGCCGAGGACGTCGCGGTCGGGCCGTGGTGCGTTGTCGGGCCTAACGTCACCCTGGGGCAGGGCGTTCGTCTGATCAGCCACGTCGTCGTCCAGCAGGACACGACGGTCGGCGACGGCACGACCATCCATCCGTTCGCCGTCATCGGCGGCGATCCCCAGCACAATGGCTACAAGGGCGAGCCGGTGCGGCTGGAGATCGGGTCGAACAACGTCATCCGCGAACACTGCACCTTCAATCGCGGCACGCCGCAGGGGACGGGCGTGACCGTCGTGGGCTCCAACAGCCTGTTCATGACCGGCGCCCACGTCGGTCATGACTGCGTGGTCGGCGACCAGGTGGTGATGGCCAACAACGCCACCCTGGGCGGCCACGCCCAGATCGGCGGCAAGGTCTTTCTGGGCGGCCTGTGCGCCGTGCATCAGAACGGCCGCGTGGGTCAGGGCGCCATCATCGGCGGGCTGGCGGCGGTGACACGCGACGTTATCCCCTATGGATCTGTCTGGGGCAATCATGCGCGGCTGCGCGGCCTTAACCTGATCGGGCTGAAACGCAAGGGTTACGGCAAGGAGCAGGTCCGCCGGCTGCTGGCCGCTTATCGAGAGTTGTTCGAGGGTGAAGGCGAGTTCGCCGGCCGGATCGAAGGGGTGGCGGAACGGTACGCCGACCTGCCCGAGATCGTCGAGATCATCGCCTTCATCCGAGACGGCGGGCGGCGACCGTTGTGCCTGCCAAACGCGGAATGA
- a CDS encoding LpxI family protein: protein MSPVAKLGLIAGGGDLPAAVAGRCDAEGRPVYVVRLEGFADPHLARWPGDDFGMAQIGAILKALKANGCRAVCLAGIVNRPDFKMLKPDFKGATLLPGIVAAASKGDDALLRKILSVFEGEGFSVEGADDILGGEMLPSGALGGLAPTSAQLEDLKKALYIAEKSGELDIGQGAVVCDGLVLAVEAQEGTDAMLRRVAGLPGDLRGRPGAPRGALGKAPKPIQDLRVDMPVIGPRTIELAAEAGLAGIGGMAGRLILIDRPAIIAAADRLGLFVWGETTA from the coding sequence ATGAGTCCGGTCGCCAAGCTGGGCCTGATTGCTGGGGGCGGCGACCTGCCGGCGGCGGTGGCCGGCCGGTGCGACGCCGAGGGACGCCCCGTCTATGTCGTGCGTCTGGAGGGGTTCGCGGATCCGCACCTGGCGCGCTGGCCCGGAGACGATTTCGGCATGGCCCAGATCGGCGCCATCCTGAAGGCCCTCAAGGCGAACGGGTGTCGGGCGGTCTGTCTGGCGGGCATCGTCAATCGCCCTGATTTCAAGATGTTGAAGCCCGACTTTAAAGGCGCGACCCTGCTTCCGGGCATTGTGGCTGCCGCCTCGAAAGGCGACGACGCCCTGTTGCGGAAAATCCTCTCGGTGTTCGAGGGCGAAGGCTTCTCCGTAGAAGGGGCGGATGACATTCTGGGGGGGGAGATGCTGCCTTCAGGCGCCTTGGGCGGGCTTGCGCCGACCTCGGCGCAACTGGAAGACCTAAAGAAAGCCCTTTATATAGCCGAAAAATCAGGTGAATTAGATATCGGGCAGGGCGCTGTCGTCTGCGACGGCCTTGTTCTGGCGGTGGAGGCGCAGGAGGGCACCGACGCCATGCTGCGTCGCGTGGCGGGTCTTCCAGGCGATTTGCGCGGTCGACCTGGCGCGCCACGGGGCGCGCTGGGCAAGGCGCCCAAGCCGATTCAGGACCTGCGGGTCGACATGCCGGTGATCGGGCCACGCACGATCGAACTGGCGGCCGAGGCGGGCCTGGCCGGCATCGGCGGCATGGCCGGGCGGCTGATCCTGATCGATCGGCCCGCGATCATCGCTGCGGCCGACCGTCTGGGTCTGTTCGTCTGGGGCGAAACGACCGCATGA
- the lpxB gene encoding lipid-A-disaccharide synthase produces the protein MTRPLKIMLVAAEASGDALGAGLARALKGRLGDQVAFVGVGGPRMAAEGVATPFDIAELSILGWIEGLRAYGTVKRRVQETAALAKRERPDAVVLIDSWGFTIRVAKAIRAARPNVPLIKYVGPQVWASRQGRARTLAGAVDHLLALYAFDAPWFEREGLATTVVGSSALHVNMDEANGAAFRVRRGIAEAARLLLVLPGSRPSEIRRMTPVYEETIRKLKTVDPRLEVAVVAAGTVAEDVAGRVAAWPFRVHLVDEAEKYDAMRAATAALATSGTVSTELALAGAPMVIAYKIDGLSYQLMKRMVTARHITLFNVAADDRIAPEFIQHEATPALLAAAVGRLLTDPAAAGEQARRQMAALDLMGRGGPDPSELAADAVLRVIAEKTGR, from the coding sequence ATGACCCGCCCACTGAAGATCATGCTGGTGGCGGCCGAGGCGTCTGGCGACGCCCTGGGCGCCGGCCTCGCCCGCGCTCTCAAGGGCCGGCTGGGCGATCAGGTCGCTTTCGTCGGCGTGGGCGGTCCGCGCATGGCGGCCGAGGGCGTGGCCACCCCCTTTGACATCGCCGAACTGTCGATCCTGGGCTGGATCGAGGGGCTGAGGGCCTATGGCACGGTCAAGCGACGGGTCCAGGAAACGGCCGCACTGGCCAAGCGCGAGCGACCGGACGCCGTGGTCCTGATCGACAGCTGGGGCTTCACCATTCGCGTGGCCAAGGCCATTCGGGCCGCGCGGCCGAACGTGCCCTTGATCAAATATGTGGGGCCGCAGGTCTGGGCCTCGCGCCAGGGTCGGGCGCGGACCCTGGCGGGGGCGGTCGATCACTTGCTGGCGCTCTACGCCTTCGATGCGCCGTGGTTCGAAAGAGAGGGGCTGGCGACGACCGTGGTTGGGTCCTCTGCCCTGCATGTGAACATGGACGAGGCGAACGGCGCGGCCTTCCGGGTGCGGCGCGGCATCGCCGAGGCGGCGCGCCTGCTGCTGGTCCTGCCGGGCAGCCGGCCCAGCGAGATCCGCCGCATGACGCCCGTTTACGAGGAAACGATCCGCAAGCTGAAGACTGTCGATCCTAGGCTGGAGGTGGCCGTCGTGGCGGCCGGCACGGTGGCCGAGGACGTGGCGGGCCGGGTCGCCGCTTGGCCGTTCCGTGTCCATCTGGTGGACGAGGCCGAGAAGTACGACGCCATGCGGGCGGCGACGGCGGCCCTGGCGACCAGCGGCACGGTCTCGACCGAACTGGCCCTGGCCGGCGCGCCGATGGTTATAGCCTACAAGATCGACGGCCTGTCGTACCAGTTGATGAAGCGGATGGTCACGGCCAGGCACATCACCCTGTTCAATGTCGCCGCCGACGACCGGATCGCGCCGGAGTTCATCCAACACGAGGCGACGCCTGCGCTGCTGGCCGCCGCTGTTGGTCGCCTGTTGACCGATCCGGCCGCGGCGGGCGAACAGGCGCGCCGGCAGATGGCGGCGCTGGACCTGATGGGCCGGGGCGGACCCGATCCTTCCGAACTGGCGGCGGATGCGGTGTTGCGCGTCATCGCCGAAAAGACCGGACGTTGA
- a CDS encoding aromatic acid exporter family protein, giving the protein MARALSHRRAAEVRAALQMAAGATAALYLATWLRLPHPYWSVISAIVVIQASVGGSVLTVARDRAIGTAIGALVGALVAFARPPGLESLVIGMAAATALLAFFGAGRAWLKVAPVAAVIVITGGSGADGPASLAIDRVMEILVGSGVGVIAILALFPRHARQAFRLQARDAAGEAAALLALVCQGDPAAGAEISRRHTDLKRRLDDLGKAAKNVIDLPGPQRETADRQALARAFWRVRSDIVILGRGFQVEGVSARLAPWAEDAARAVRRLEALSRGKAVEPLGPIDATLALSRAVEGDDMALGAASIGLAHMHRDLDDLAGRFRDLKLV; this is encoded by the coding sequence ATGGCGCGCGCGTTGAGCCACCGGCGTGCGGCCGAGGTTCGCGCGGCGCTACAGATGGCGGCGGGCGCGACGGCGGCCCTTTATCTGGCGACCTGGCTGCGTCTGCCCCATCCCTATTGGAGCGTTATCTCCGCCATCGTGGTCATTCAGGCCAGCGTGGGCGGCAGCGTGCTGACCGTGGCCCGCGACCGGGCGATCGGGACCGCCATCGGCGCTCTGGTCGGGGCGCTGGTGGCCTTTGCGCGACCGCCGGGCTTGGAGAGCCTGGTGATCGGCATGGCGGCGGCGACGGCCTTGCTGGCCTTTTTCGGAGCCGGTCGGGCCTGGCTCAAGGTCGCCCCGGTCGCGGCGGTCATCGTCATCACCGGCGGTTCCGGAGCCGATGGCCCCGCTTCCCTGGCGATCGACCGGGTGATGGAGATCCTGGTGGGCAGCGGCGTCGGGGTGATCGCCATACTGGCGCTATTCCCGCGTCATGCGCGCCAGGCTTTCCGGCTGCAGGCGCGCGATGCGGCCGGCGAGGCGGCGGCCCTGCTGGCCCTGGTCTGTCAGGGCGATCCAGCGGCGGGGGCCGAGATTTCCCGTCGCCACACCGATTTGAAACGGCGGCTGGACGATCTGGGCAAGGCGGCGAAGAACGTCATCGACCTGCCTGGACCGCAACGCGAGACGGCCGACCGGCAAGCCCTGGCGCGCGCCTTCTGGCGGGTGCGCAGCGACATAGTCATCCTGGGGCGGGGCTTTCAGGTGGAGGGCGTGTCCGCCCGGCTGGCGCCCTGGGCCGAGGACGCTGCACGCGCGGTTCGCCGTCTAGAAGCCCTGTCGCGGGGAAAGGCGGTCGAACCCTTGGGACCCATCGACGCGACCTTGGCTCTGTCGCGGGCGGTGGAAGGCGACGACATGGCTCTGGGGGCCGCCTCGATCGGTCTGGCCCATATGCACCGCGATCTGGACGATTTGGCCGGGCGCTTCAGGGACCTCAAGCTGGTATGA
- the gltA gene encoding citrate synthase: protein MTEQPKSAASASLSFEGKTVELPVLSGSTGPDVIDIRKLYGATGAFTFDPGFTSTAACESALTFIDGDEGVLLHRGYPIDQLAAKSNFVEVCYLLLHGELPTAAQYEKFEESITRHTMLHAQFDRFFEGFRRDAHPMSIMVGTVGALSAFYHDSLDIHDPVQRDISAIRLIAKMPTIAARAYKYHVGQPFISPRNDLSYAENFLRMCFAVPAEDYHVDPALVRAMDRIFTLHADHEQNASTSTVRLAGSSGANPFACIAAGIACLWGPSHGGANEEALNMLKEIGTPDKIPEFIQGVKDRKYKLMGFGHRVYKNYDPRAKVMQQSAYEVLAATGRENDPLFQVAKELEKVALSDEYFTSRKLFPNVDFYSGITLSAMGFPTTMFTVLFALARTVGWIAQWQEMMSDPSQKIGRPRQLYTGPTERDYVAIDQRG, encoded by the coding sequence ATGACTGAACAACCCAAATCCGCCGCTTCGGCGAGCCTGTCGTTCGAGGGCAAGACCGTTGAACTGCCCGTGCTATCGGGCTCGACGGGTCCGGACGTGATCGACATCCGCAAGCTGTACGGCGCGACGGGCGCCTTCACCTTCGACCCCGGCTTCACCTCGACGGCGGCCTGCGAGTCGGCCCTGACCTTCATCGATGGCGACGAAGGCGTTCTGCTGCACCGCGGCTATCCCATCGATCAACTGGCGGCCAAGTCGAACTTCGTCGAGGTCTGCTACCTGCTGCTGCACGGCGAATTGCCGACAGCGGCGCAGTACGAGAAGTTCGAAGAGAGCATCACACGGCACACGATGCTGCATGCCCAGTTCGACCGCTTCTTCGAAGGCTTCCGCCGCGACGCCCACCCGATGTCGATCATGGTCGGCACGGTCGGCGCTCTGTCGGCCTTCTATCATGACAGCCTGGACATCCATGATCCGGTGCAGCGCGACATCTCGGCCATCCGCCTGATCGCCAAGATGCCGACCATCGCGGCGCGCGCCTACAAATATCACGTCGGCCAGCCCTTCATCTCGCCGCGCAACGACCTGTCCTACGCCGAAAACTTCCTGCGGATGTGCTTCGCCGTCCCGGCCGAGGACTATCATGTGGATCCGGCCCTGGTGCGCGCCATGGACCGCATCTTCACCCTGCACGCCGACCACGAGCAGAACGCCTCGACCTCGACCGTGCGTCTCGCCGGTTCGTCGGGCGCCAACCCGTTCGCCTGTATCGCCGCCGGTATCGCCTGCCTGTGGGGCCCGTCGCACGGCGGCGCCAACGAAGAGGCGTTGAACATGCTCAAGGAAATCGGCACCCCCGACAAGATTCCCGAGTTCATCCAGGGCGTGAAGGATCGCAAGTACAAGCTGATGGGCTTCGGCCATCGGGTCTATAAGAACTACGACCCGCGCGCCAAGGTCATGCAGCAGTCGGCCTATGAAGTGCTGGCCGCCACGGGCCGCGAGAACGACCCGCTGTTCCAGGTCGCCAAGGAGCTGGAGAAGGTCGCCCTTTCGGACGAATACTTCACCTCGCGCAAACTGTTCCCGAACGTGGACTTCTACTCGGGTATCACCCTGTCGGCGATGGGATTCCCCACCACCATGTTCACCGTCCTGTTCGCCCTGGCCCGCACCGTGGGCTGGATCGCACAGTGGCAGGAAATGATGTCGGATCCGTCGCAGAAGATCGGCCGCCCTCGCCAGCTATACACCGGGCCGACCGAGCGGGATTACGTCGCTATCGATCAGCGCGGCTGA
- the gltX gene encoding glutamate--tRNA ligase has product MTLPSSTVVTRFAPSPTGYLHIGGARTALFNWLYARRHAGRFLIRVEDTDRERSTDEAVKAIFDGLSWLELFADEEPIFQFSRADRHREVVDQLLESGHAYRDFATAEETGRLRDQAKAERRPFESPWRDRKPTVDDLALPHVVRFRRPRGMTITVPDAVQGAVNWSSDDLDDLVLLRSDGAPTYNLAVVVDDHDMGVTHVIRGDDHLNNAARQSLIYDALGWTRPTFAHIPLIHGPDGAKLSKRHGAQAVHEYAEMGYLPEAMRNYLARLGWAHGDDELFSDEQAVAWFDLDGIGKAPARLDFDKLAHVNAHWLRLADNDRLAKMALDAHLQRGRGLQPDDEDRLRRAMPFVKDRAKTILELADQTEFVLKARPLAFDDKARVLLSGETLERLGRLRDRLALFQSWDVFALEAELKAFAEDEGVGFGKIGPAARTALTAGSTSPDIARILSALGRQESLGRLDDALQQTK; this is encoded by the coding sequence ATGACCCTGCCTTCCTCGACCGTCGTCACTCGCTTCGCCCCCTCGCCCACAGGCTATCTGCATATCGGCGGCGCGAGAACCGCCTTGTTCAACTGGTTGTACGCCAGACGACACGCAGGACGTTTCCTGATCCGCGTCGAGGACACCGATCGCGAGCGGTCCACGGACGAGGCCGTAAAGGCGATCTTCGACGGCCTAAGCTGGCTGGAGCTGTTCGCCGACGAAGAGCCGATCTTCCAGTTCAGCCGCGCCGACCGCCACCGCGAGGTCGTCGATCAACTGCTGGAAAGCGGTCACGCCTACCGCGACTTCGCCACGGCCGAGGAAACCGGCCGTCTGCGGGACCAGGCCAAGGCCGAAAGGCGTCCCTTCGAATCGCCCTGGCGCGACCGAAAGCCGACGGTGGACGATCTGGCCCTGCCCCACGTCGTTCGCTTCCGCCGACCCCGCGGAATGACCATCACCGTGCCCGACGCGGTGCAGGGCGCCGTCAACTGGTCGAGCGACGATCTGGACGATCTGGTCCTGCTGCGTTCCGACGGCGCGCCCACCTATAATCTGGCTGTGGTCGTGGACGATCACGACATGGGCGTCACCCACGTCATCCGTGGCGACGACCACCTGAACAATGCGGCGCGTCAGAGCCTGATCTACGACGCCCTGGGCTGGACGCGGCCAACCTTCGCCCACATTCCCCTGATCCACGGCCCCGACGGCGCCAAACTGTCCAAACGTCACGGCGCCCAGGCGGTGCATGAATACGCCGAGATGGGTTATCTGCCCGAGGCCATGCGCAACTATCTGGCCCGTCTGGGCTGGGCGCACGGCGACGACGAACTGTTCAGCGACGAACAGGCCGTCGCCTGGTTCGATCTGGACGGAATTGGCAAGGCGCCGGCGCGCCTGGACTTCGACAAACTGGCCCACGTCAACGCCCACTGGCTGCGCCTGGCGGACAATGATCGTCTGGCCAAGATGGCGCTGGATGCGCATCTCCAGCGGGGTCGCGGGCTCCAACCCGACGATGAAGATCGGCTGCGTCGCGCCATGCCCTTCGTGAAAGATCGCGCCAAGACCATTCTGGAGTTGGCGGACCAGACGGAGTTCGTACTGAAGGCGCGCCCGTTGGCGTTCGACGACAAGGCCCGCGTTCTGCTGTCCGGCGAAACCCTGGAACGTCTGGGCCGACTGCGCGACCGGCTGGCCCTATTCCAGTCCTGGGATGTGTTCGCTTTGGAGGCTGAACTGAAAGCCTTCGCCGAGGACGAGGGCGTGGGCTTCGGCAAGATCGGCCCCGCCGCACGCACAGCGCTTACCGCCGGGTCAACTTCGCCTGATATTGCACGAATTTTGTCGGCTCTGGGGCGCCAGGAAAGCCTCGGGCGCTTGGATGACGCGCTGCAACAGACTAAGTGA
- a CDS encoding ComEC/Rec2 family competence protein — translation MWPLLGMAVTTSGGWLFARQRGLARAWVWLLLMAACLAGGLAVAKIRTEFVAAPIAPALSRPTVIEAWVVDVDSPGQRGARVVIAPVRIRGLAPEQTPVRLRATVRGEPPRPGEAIRLFAILNPPPAPASPGAYDFGRNAFFQGMGGVAFALGETRRIDLAPAPWRLRLSMTINGARYALAERIVERLGVRNGGIAAAMTTSHETWISQDDLDLMRDSGLAHILSVSGLHMAIVGGFVFFGVRLGVAAWPWLALRISGKKIAATAGLIALAVYLVVSGAPAPAERAAVTAAIAFLAILLDRQAVTMHGLAVAAFVVLALQPEAIVTPGFQMSFAATAALVALVEAWPKRMREISVPWPIAAVQRFGGWLTAAVTASLVAGLATGPFAMQHFNRTAVYGLLANLGTAPIADFILMPTLALGAALEPLGLGAPFLAVAGWGVEAMLGVGGWTAGLPGAVRTIASAPDYVLPIAFLGVLFICLWRGRLRCLGAPFAAAVLLWPRPAAPDLWIGDGGTNAAFRQADEAVVVRPGVREFAVDLWSRRRGLEMTDRPQDGWTCARFACRPDTSASGPIALWWGKRSPDADQMEALCRSAPVVSVRAAVPTLPPACEGRLVLDGIDYARGGAVELWREGQGWRAVWTTQARGRRPWTRQPDPDVSDSGA, via the coding sequence TTGTGGCCTCTGCTCGGCATGGCCGTAACGACATCGGGCGGGTGGCTTTTTGCGCGCCAGCGGGGTCTGGCTCGGGCCTGGGTCTGGCTGTTGTTGATGGCGGCCTGCCTGGCTGGCGGTCTGGCGGTGGCCAAGATCCGGACCGAATTCGTCGCCGCCCCGATCGCGCCGGCGCTGAGTCGTCCCACCGTCATCGAAGCCTGGGTCGTGGACGTCGACAGTCCGGGCCAACGCGGGGCCAGGGTCGTGATCGCGCCGGTGCGGATTCGCGGTTTGGCGCCGGAGCAAACGCCGGTCCGGCTGAGGGCCACGGTGCGAGGAGAGCCGCCCCGCCCCGGTGAGGCTATTCGACTGTTCGCCATTCTGAATCCGCCGCCCGCGCCCGCCAGCCCCGGCGCCTACGATTTCGGCCGCAACGCTTTTTTCCAGGGCATGGGCGGCGTGGCCTTCGCCCTGGGAGAGACCCGACGCATCGACCTGGCGCCCGCCCCCTGGCGACTGCGGCTGAGCATGACGATCAATGGCGCGCGCTATGCCTTGGCTGAGCGGATCGTAGAGCGATTGGGCGTCCGCAACGGCGGGATCGCCGCCGCCATGACCACCAGCCACGAAACCTGGATCAGCCAGGACGACCTGGACCTGATGCGCGATTCGGGATTGGCGCACATCCTGTCGGTCTCGGGCCTGCACATGGCCATCGTGGGCGGCTTCGTCTTCTTCGGGGTGCGGTTGGGCGTCGCGGCCTGGCCCTGGCTGGCCCTGAGGATTTCCGGCAAGAAAATCGCCGCGACGGCGGGCCTGATCGCCCTGGCGGTCTATCTGGTCGTATCAGGCGCGCCGGCGCCGGCGGAACGGGCGGCCGTGACGGCCGCCATCGCCTTTCTGGCCATCCTGCTGGATCGCCAGGCGGTGACGATGCACGGCCTGGCGGTCGCGGCCTTTGTGGTTCTGGCGCTTCAGCCCGAGGCCATCGTGACGCCGGGGTTTCAGATGTCCTTCGCGGCGACCGCCGCCCTGGTGGCCCTGGTCGAGGCCTGGCCGAAGCGCATGCGAGAGATTTCCGTGCCCTGGCCGATCGCGGCGGTGCAGCGTTTCGGCGGCTGGCTGACGGCGGCGGTGACGGCCAGCCTGGTGGCCGGCCTGGCGACCGGACCCTTCGCCATGCAGCATTTCAATCGAACGGCCGTCTATGGCCTGCTGGCCAATCTGGGCACGGCGCCGATCGCCGACTTCATCCTGATGCCGACCCTGGCCCTGGGGGCGGCGCTGGAGCCCCTGGGCCTGGGCGCGCCTTTTCTGGCCGTCGCAGGCTGGGGTGTGGAAGCGATGCTGGGCGTCGGCGGCTGGACGGCAGGCTTGCCCGGCGCCGTCCGCACCATCGCCAGCGCGCCCGACTACGTCCTGCCCATCGCCTTTCTGGGCGTGCTGTTCATCTGCCTGTGGCGCGGACGGTTGCGATGTCTGGGCGCGCCGTTCGCGGCGGCGGTTCTGCTGTGGCCCCGACCGGCTGCGCCGGATCTGTGGATCGGAGACGGCGGGACAAATGCGGCTTTCCGCCAGGCGGATGAGGCCGTGGTGGTCCGGCCCGGCGTGCGGGAGTTCGCCGTCGATCTTTGGTCCCGCCGACGCGGGCTTGAAATGACGGATAGGCCGCAGGATGGCTGGACCTGCGCCCGTTTCGCCTGTCGGCCGGACACATCGGCGTCAGGTCCCATAGCGCTGTGGTGGGGCAAGCGCAGCCCGGACGCCGATCAGATGGAGGCCCTGTGCCGTTCGGCGCCGGTCGTCAGTGTGCGGGCGGCCGTCCCGACCCTGCCGCCGGCTTGTGAGGGACGGTTGGTGCTGGACGGAATCGACTATGCCCGGGGCGGTGCGGTTGAACTGTGGAGGGAAGGGCAGGGCTGGAGGGCGGTCTGGACGACCCAGGCGCGGGGTCGGCGCCCGTGGACCCGCCAGCCCGATCCCGACGTCAGTGATAGCGGCGCATAA